From one Lemur catta isolate mLemCat1 chromosome 5, mLemCat1.pri, whole genome shotgun sequence genomic stretch:
- the H1-4 gene encoding histone H1.4 — protein MSETAPAAPTAPAPAEKAPVKKKARKSAGAAKRKASGPPVSELITKAVAASKERSGVSLAALKKALAAAGYDVEKNNSRIKLGLKSLVSKGTLVQTKGTGASGSFKLNKKAASGEAKPRAKKASAAKAKKPVGAAKKPKKATGATAPKKSAKKTPKKAKKPAAAAGAKKAKSPKKAKAAKPKKAPKSPAKAKAVKPKAAKPKTAKPKAAKPKKAAAKKK, from the coding sequence ATGTCTGAAACTGCGCCCGCAGCGCCCACCGCTCCGGCCCCTGCAGAGAAGGCACCCGTGAAGAAAAAGGCCCGCAAATCTGCAGGTGCGGCGAAGCGCAAAGCGTCTGGTCCACCGGTGTCCGAGCTTATCACCAAGGCTGTTGCCGCTTCCAAAGAGCGCAGCGGTGTGTCTTTGGCCGCTCTGAAGAAGGCGCTGGCGGCCGCTGGCTATGACGTGGAGAAGAACAACAGTCGCATCAAGCTTGGTCTCAAGAGCTTGGTGAGCAAGGGCACTCTGGTGCAAACCAAGGGCACCGGCGCTTCGGGGTCCTTCAAACTCAACAAGAAGGCAGCCTCCGGGGAAGCCAAACCCAGAGCTAAAAAAGCAAGTGCAGCCAAGGCCAAGAAGCCTGTAGGAGCGGCAAAGAAGCCTAAGAAGGCAACGGGGGCTACCGCCCCGAAGAAGAGCGCCAAGAAGACCCCGAAGAAGGCGAAGAAGCCGGCCGCAGCTGCAGGAGCCAAAAAAGCGAAAAGCCCTAAAAAGGCTAAAGCAGCCAAGCCGAAGAAGGCGCCTAAGAGTCCAGCGAAGGCCAAAGCGGTGAAACCCAAGGCGGCTAAACCAAAGACCGCCAAACCCAAGGCAGCCAAGCCAAAGAAGGCGGCAgctaagaagaaataa
- the LOC123638393 gene encoding histone H2B type 1-M: MPEPTKSAPAPKKGSKKAVTKAQKKDGKKRKRSRKESYSVYVYKVLKQVHPDTGISSKAMGIMNSFVNDIFERIAGEASRLAHYNKRSTITSREIQTAVRLLLPGELAKHAVSEGTKAVTKYTSSK, encoded by the coding sequence ATGCCTGAACCCACGAAATCTGCTCCTGCGCCCAAAAAGGGCTCCAAGAAGGCGGTGACAAAGGCCCAGAAGAAGGACGGCAAGAAGCGCAAGCGCAGCCGCAAGGAGAGCTACTCCGTGTACGTGTACAAGGTGCTGAAGCAGGTCCACCCCGACACTGGGATCTCGTCCAAGGCCATGGGTATCATGAATTCCTTCGTCAACGACATCTTCGAGCGCATCGCGGGGGAGGCGTCTCGCCTGGCGCATTACAACAAGCGCTCGACCATCACCTCCCGGGAGATCCAGACGGCCGTGCGCCTGCTGCTGCCGGGAGAGCTGGCCAAGCACGCCGTGTCCGAGGGCACCAAGGCCGTAACCAAGTACACCAGCTCCAAGTAA